A genomic region of Serinus canaria isolate serCan28SL12 chromosome 1A, serCan2020, whole genome shotgun sequence contains the following coding sequences:
- the IL17REL gene encoding putative interleukin-17 receptor E-like isoform X2: MISTYVQILLIILFWSTDCQIIPRIEECGLSCSQGIHCKSKPSGGIFNSFCHDAPASLSSMVLKSMKISTVMKCVQGSPCSLHLNIKGTLSLDENVRGLEICSFSLDTQQSQCINVRFTRKKSKMLNGKKVQVQFNCIEVNVAQHIYVTMKTVPHYCEVKLSQQYYVEDCRNSDVGKYIPACSAGKLDYNLDRARKIVTVNVSNFPRDQDYYVRLCHKWFTCEDVGALAVIKGKESFKSVSLKYSQLLPCLCIEGWLALPDARRIQLCPFENDTQVLWDNIVYNPSTQTLAWEPACPVLVMVNLCRFTKSNDHCEDIEKSFKNSSEKVKYSRVDTHPRLCMKFTTKRGSWIKCPFAHGEFPAWKMRTAAVAEQIQVFFTSQSKAQFSVLVCNRTQMASCESLGMHHSVSVGDSVSITMSQEMCGSTICIQGWRTDVDYSVPLQICDTYCGFHGQSYSDGNPPKALTHRMKSVESLH, encoded by the exons ATGATAAGTACTTATGTGCAGATCCTTCTAATAATTCTATTTTGGAGTACTGATTGTCAGATTATTCCCAGGATTGAAGAATGTGGACTTTCATGTTCTCAG GGGATTCACTGTAAAAGCAAACCTTCTG gtggcatttttAACAGCTTCTGCCATGATGCTCCTGCATCTTTATCTTCTATGGTACTGAAAAGCATGAAGATCTCAACAGTGATGAAATGTGTCCAAGGAAGCCCATGCTCTCTTCATTTAAACATTAAAGGAACACTGAGTCTGGATG AGAATGTCCGTGGGCTGGAAATATGTTCTTTTTCACTGGACACACAGCAATCTCAATGCATAAATGTGAGATtcactaggaaaaaaagcaagatgctTAATGGAAAGAAG GTACAGGTACAATTCAATTGCATTGAAGTCAATGTAGCACAACACATCTATGTGACCATGAAAACTGTACCACATTACTGTGAAGTCAAGCTGAGTCAGCAATACTATGTTGAAG ACTGCAGAAACAGTGATGTGGGAAAATATATTCCAGCTTGTTCAG ctggaaaattagATTATAATTTAGACAGGGCAAGGAAAATTGTAACAGTGAATGTATCCAACTTTCCCCGAGATCAAGATTATTACGTTCGCCTGTGCCACAAATGGTTCACCTGTGAAGATGTTGGGGCACTTGCTGTG ataaaaggaaaggaatctTTTAAATCAGTTTCTCTGAAATATTCTCAGCTACTCCCTTGTCTTTGCATTGAG GGTTGGCTGGCACTTCCAGATGCAAGGAGGATACAACTTTGCCCCTTTGAAAATG ATACACAGGTGCTTTGGGACAATATTGTTTATAACCCATCAACACAAACCCTTGCCTGGGAGCCAGCCTGTCCTGTCCTTGTCATGGTTAACCTATGCAGGTTTACCAAGTCGAATGACCATTGTGAAGATAtagaaaaatctttcaaaaattctTCTGAGAAA GTTAAATATTCTCGTGTGGACACTCACCCAAGACTTTGCATGAAG tttACAACCAAACGAGGATCTTGGATTAAATGTCCATTTGCTCATGGAGAATTTCCAG CCTGGAAAATGAGGACTGCTGCAGTTGCAGAACAGATACAAGTTTTCTTCACATCCCAAAGCAAGGCACAGTTCTCAGTGCTTGTGTGTAACAGGACGCAGATGGCTTCGTGTGAATCTCTTGGGATGCACCATTCAGTCTCTGTG gGAGATTCTGTTTCAATCACTATGTCACAGGAAATGTGTGGGTCAACAATTTGCATTCAG ggCTGGAGAACAGATGTAGATTATTCAGTCCCACTGCAGATCTGCGATACCTACTGTG GTTTTCATGGTCAGTCATACAGTGATGGAAACCCACCAAAAGCCTTGACACACAG GATGAAGAGTGTGGAGTCCTTGCATTGA
- the IL17REL gene encoding putative interleukin-17 receptor E-like isoform X1, with protein MISTYVQILLIILFWSTDCQIIPRIEECGLSCSQGIHCKSKPSGGIFNSFCHDAPASLSSMVLKSMKISTVMKCVQGSPCSLHLNIKGTLSLDENVRGLEICSFSLDTQQSQCINVRFTRKKSKMLNGKKVQVQFNCIEVNVAQHIYVTMKTVPHYCEVKLSQQYYVEDCRNSDVGKYIPACSAGKLDYNLDRARKIVTVNVSNFPRDQDYYVRLCHKWFTCEDVGALAVIKGKESFKSVSLKYSQLLPCLCIEGWLALPDARRIQLCPFENDTQVLWDNIVYNPSTQTLAWEPACPVLVMVNLCRFTKSNDHCEDIEKSFKNSSEKQVKYSRVDTHPRLCMKFTTKRGSWIKCPFAHGEFPAWKMRTAAVAEQIQVFFTSQSKAQFSVLVCNRTQMASCESLGMHHSVSVGDSVSITMSQEMCGSTICIQGWRTDVDYSVPLQICDTYCGFHGQSYSDGNPPKALTHRMKSVESLH; from the exons ATGATAAGTACTTATGTGCAGATCCTTCTAATAATTCTATTTTGGAGTACTGATTGTCAGATTATTCCCAGGATTGAAGAATGTGGACTTTCATGTTCTCAG GGGATTCACTGTAAAAGCAAACCTTCTG gtggcatttttAACAGCTTCTGCCATGATGCTCCTGCATCTTTATCTTCTATGGTACTGAAAAGCATGAAGATCTCAACAGTGATGAAATGTGTCCAAGGAAGCCCATGCTCTCTTCATTTAAACATTAAAGGAACACTGAGTCTGGATG AGAATGTCCGTGGGCTGGAAATATGTTCTTTTTCACTGGACACACAGCAATCTCAATGCATAAATGTGAGATtcactaggaaaaaaagcaagatgctTAATGGAAAGAAG GTACAGGTACAATTCAATTGCATTGAAGTCAATGTAGCACAACACATCTATGTGACCATGAAAACTGTACCACATTACTGTGAAGTCAAGCTGAGTCAGCAATACTATGTTGAAG ACTGCAGAAACAGTGATGTGGGAAAATATATTCCAGCTTGTTCAG ctggaaaattagATTATAATTTAGACAGGGCAAGGAAAATTGTAACAGTGAATGTATCCAACTTTCCCCGAGATCAAGATTATTACGTTCGCCTGTGCCACAAATGGTTCACCTGTGAAGATGTTGGGGCACTTGCTGTG ataaaaggaaaggaatctTTTAAATCAGTTTCTCTGAAATATTCTCAGCTACTCCCTTGTCTTTGCATTGAG GGTTGGCTGGCACTTCCAGATGCAAGGAGGATACAACTTTGCCCCTTTGAAAATG ATACACAGGTGCTTTGGGACAATATTGTTTATAACCCATCAACACAAACCCTTGCCTGGGAGCCAGCCTGTCCTGTCCTTGTCATGGTTAACCTATGCAGGTTTACCAAGTCGAATGACCATTGTGAAGATAtagaaaaatctttcaaaaattctTCTGAGAAA CAGGTTAAATATTCTCGTGTGGACACTCACCCAAGACTTTGCATGAAG tttACAACCAAACGAGGATCTTGGATTAAATGTCCATTTGCTCATGGAGAATTTCCAG CCTGGAAAATGAGGACTGCTGCAGTTGCAGAACAGATACAAGTTTTCTTCACATCCCAAAGCAAGGCACAGTTCTCAGTGCTTGTGTGTAACAGGACGCAGATGGCTTCGTGTGAATCTCTTGGGATGCACCATTCAGTCTCTGTG gGAGATTCTGTTTCAATCACTATGTCACAGGAAATGTGTGGGTCAACAATTTGCATTCAG ggCTGGAGAACAGATGTAGATTATTCAGTCCCACTGCAGATCTGCGATACCTACTGTG GTTTTCATGGTCAGTCATACAGTGATGGAAACCCACCAAAAGCCTTGACACACAG GATGAAGAGTGTGGAGTCCTTGCATTGA
- the IL17REL gene encoding putative interleukin-17 receptor E-like isoform X3 codes for MISTYVQILLIILFWSTDCQIIPRIEECGLSCSQGIHCKSKPSGGIFNSFCHDAPASLSSMVLKSMKISTVMKCVQGSPCSLHLNIKGTLSLDENVRGLEICSFSLDTQQSQCINVRFTRKKSKMLNGKKVQVQFNCIEVNVAQHIYVTMKTVPHYCEVKLSQQYYVEDCRNSDVGKYIPACSAGKLDYNLDRARKIVTVNVSNFPRDQDYYVRLCHKWFTCEDVGALAVIKGKESFKSVSLKYSQLLPCLCIEGWLALPDARRIQLCPFENDTQVLWDNIVYNPSTQTLAWEPACPVLVMVNLCRFTKSNDHCEDIEKSFKNSSEKQVKYSRVDTHPRLCMKFTTKRGSWIKCPFAHGEFPAWKMRTAAVAEQIQVFFTSQSKAQFSVLVCNRTQMASCESLGMHHSVSVGDSVSITMSQEMCGSTICIQVFMVSHTVMETHQKP; via the exons ATGATAAGTACTTATGTGCAGATCCTTCTAATAATTCTATTTTGGAGTACTGATTGTCAGATTATTCCCAGGATTGAAGAATGTGGACTTTCATGTTCTCAG GGGATTCACTGTAAAAGCAAACCTTCTG gtggcatttttAACAGCTTCTGCCATGATGCTCCTGCATCTTTATCTTCTATGGTACTGAAAAGCATGAAGATCTCAACAGTGATGAAATGTGTCCAAGGAAGCCCATGCTCTCTTCATTTAAACATTAAAGGAACACTGAGTCTGGATG AGAATGTCCGTGGGCTGGAAATATGTTCTTTTTCACTGGACACACAGCAATCTCAATGCATAAATGTGAGATtcactaggaaaaaaagcaagatgctTAATGGAAAGAAG GTACAGGTACAATTCAATTGCATTGAAGTCAATGTAGCACAACACATCTATGTGACCATGAAAACTGTACCACATTACTGTGAAGTCAAGCTGAGTCAGCAATACTATGTTGAAG ACTGCAGAAACAGTGATGTGGGAAAATATATTCCAGCTTGTTCAG ctggaaaattagATTATAATTTAGACAGGGCAAGGAAAATTGTAACAGTGAATGTATCCAACTTTCCCCGAGATCAAGATTATTACGTTCGCCTGTGCCACAAATGGTTCACCTGTGAAGATGTTGGGGCACTTGCTGTG ataaaaggaaaggaatctTTTAAATCAGTTTCTCTGAAATATTCTCAGCTACTCCCTTGTCTTTGCATTGAG GGTTGGCTGGCACTTCCAGATGCAAGGAGGATACAACTTTGCCCCTTTGAAAATG ATACACAGGTGCTTTGGGACAATATTGTTTATAACCCATCAACACAAACCCTTGCCTGGGAGCCAGCCTGTCCTGTCCTTGTCATGGTTAACCTATGCAGGTTTACCAAGTCGAATGACCATTGTGAAGATAtagaaaaatctttcaaaaattctTCTGAGAAA CAGGTTAAATATTCTCGTGTGGACACTCACCCAAGACTTTGCATGAAG tttACAACCAAACGAGGATCTTGGATTAAATGTCCATTTGCTCATGGAGAATTTCCAG CCTGGAAAATGAGGACTGCTGCAGTTGCAGAACAGATACAAGTTTTCTTCACATCCCAAAGCAAGGCACAGTTCTCAGTGCTTGTGTGTAACAGGACGCAGATGGCTTCGTGTGAATCTCTTGGGATGCACCATTCAGTCTCTGTG gGAGATTCTGTTTCAATCACTATGTCACAGGAAATGTGTGGGTCAACAATTTGCATTCAG GTTTTCATGGTCAGTCATACAGTGATGGAAACCCACCAAAAGCCTTGA